One segment of Cyanobacteria bacterium GSL.Bin1 DNA contains the following:
- a CDS encoding UPF0104 family protein: protein MVKILRWFVLGITLFFLVKTFRQHWQDVVAIELDVSQLYYSAIALILTLTAHIWSGIVWAGILKFLQQPSSLIWVLPIYLQTNLAKYIPGNVWHFYGRIRAMQSAGIHLSTATLTTLLEPLLMATAAVLIAIMTLFRGGLITTHNQFYALFPFFFAGTILIIIHPRFLNPLLALAGRFKNQSLTPSYPQIQQYPWRPLCGEIGFLMLRASAFMVTIASLTPLKIEHFPLLLGVFSLSWFFGLVVPSPGGIGVFESIAIALLNSTFSPAILLSSLALFRLLSLTAEALAGVLAWGVTQTQMRGSRGEHPEKMIEKKRDKVSNKE from the coding sequence ATCGTGAAAATTTTACGTTGGTTTGTTCTGGGCATTACCTTGTTTTTTCTCGTCAAAACCTTTCGTCAGCATTGGCAAGACGTGGTTGCGATTGAATTAGATGTTTCCCAGCTTTACTACAGCGCGATCGCGCTGATTTTGACGCTCACTGCTCATATTTGGTCGGGTATAGTTTGGGCAGGAATTTTGAAGTTTCTTCAGCAACCGTCCTCTCTGATTTGGGTCTTACCGATTTACTTACAAACGAATTTAGCCAAATATATTCCCGGGAATGTGTGGCATTTTTATGGACGCATTCGAGCGATGCAAAGCGCAGGAATTCATCTGAGTACGGCGACATTAACGACGCTTTTAGAGCCCCTGCTCATGGCAACAGCAGCGGTTCTAATTGCCATAATGACCCTTTTCCGAGGTGGATTGATAACAACCCACAATCAGTTCTACGCTCTCTTTCCCTTCTTCTTTGCCGGAACGATCTTGATTATTATTCATCCGCGCTTCCTCAATCCTCTGCTGGCCTTAGCAGGACGCTTCAAAAATCAATCTCTCACCCCCAGTTATCCCCAAATTCAGCAGTATCCTTGGCGTCCTTTATGTGGAGAAATTGGTTTTTTAATGTTGCGCGCCAGCGCTTTTATGGTCACAATTGCCAGTTTAACCCCACTGAAAATTGAACATTTTCCCTTACTGCTGGGTGTCTTTAGTCTTTCCTGGTTCTTCGGCTTAGTCGTTCCTTCTCCTGGCGGTATTGGCGTTTTTGAAAGTATCGCGATCGCGCTTTTAAATTCCACCTTTTCCCCTGCGATTCTTCTGAGTAGCCTCGCGCTCTTTCGCTTGTTGAGTCTTACCGCCGAAGCGTTAGCCGGTGTGCTAGCTTGGGGCGTCACTCAGACTCAGATGAGAGGAAGTAGGGGAGAGCACCCAGAGAAAATGATCGAAAAAAAACGAGATAAGGTCAGCAATAAAGAATAA